One Mesotoga sp. UBA6090 genomic window, TGAGGTGGAATCATGAAGAAGCGAAACCTTTGGAAGACACTGATTCTCTTTGCCTTTCTCGGCATTATAAGCCTTTTCTTTCTGATCCCACTCATCTGGGTCGTTGCGTCCGCTCTAAGGCCCGCCAGTCCGCTCTACGAGTACGCCAATCCCCTGACCTGGAAGAGTTTCATTCCCACCGAACCAACACTGGAGAATTTCGTACATATATTTGTCAACCTCAACTTTGGCAGGGCCATTATGAATAGCCTTTTCGTTTCGGTCTCGACCATAGTTCTTACGGTCCTGGTAGCCTCTATGGCAGGCTTTGCGCTGGCAAAGTTTGAATTCAGGGGTAAAGCTGCAGTCTTTACAATAGTACTGATCACGTTTATGGTTCCTTTCGAGTCCATTGTCATACCGCTATATATACTCATTAAACAACTGCGTATAGATAACACATACTGGGCACTTATTCTTCCAGGCGTTGCCAACGGCCTTGCGATATTTCTTTTCAGGCAGTTCTTCTCTGAAGTGCCTTCAGAGATCATGGAAGCGGCAAGAATAGACGGCGCATCCTGGTTCAGAATCTACTGGAGGATAGTTCTCCCTCTGAGCGTTCCGGCCATAGTCACGGTAATCGTAATGGTCTTCATGTTCCAGTGGAACTCGCTGTTCTGGCCTCTTGTAGCAACCCATTCAAGCAGATTCGAAGTTGTACAGGTAGCCATCGCCGCACATAGATCAACAGAAAACACAAGCTGGGCGAACCTATTCAGTTCGGCCATTGCTGGCAGTCTTCCACC contains:
- a CDS encoding carbohydrate ABC transporter permease, producing MKKRNLWKTLILFAFLGIISLFFLIPLIWVVASALRPASPLYEYANPLTWKSFIPTEPTLENFVHIFVNLNFGRAIMNSLFVSVSTIVLTVLVASMAGFALAKFEFRGKAAVFTIVLITFMVPFESIVIPLYILIKQLRIDNTYWALILPGVANGLAIFLFRQFFSEVPSEIMEAARIDGASWFRIYWRIVLPLSVPAIVTVIVMVFMFQWNSLFWPLVATHSSRFEVVQVAIAAHRSTENTSWANLFSSAIAGSLPPVILFLFLQKYFVRGISGTGLKG